The nucleotide window TTCCGGCGCGCTTATACTTGCAATTGAAACGAAAGTAAGCCTATTATTCCCTATTCTCCGACTATTTGTACCATCTGGACAAGATATCCGATATGTCGTCGGACAAATACTGGAGCAGGTTGATTACCTTGGCATACTCCATGCGGGTAGGGCCTAATATGCCGATCGTTCCTATATGCATGCCATTCAAGCTATACGTCGCGGTAATCAGACTGCAATTATGAATGGCCTCGACATTGTTCTCAGCGCCAATCTGTACCTGAATGCCCTCTCTCTGGCTGGACAGCAGCCTGACTAGCGTCCGGCTCTCATCGAACAGCTCGAGCAGGGACTTAACCTTTTCTACATCCTTGAACTCAGGCTGGGCCAGCATATGAGTCATGCCGCTAGTATACAGCTTTTCTTCCTTGTTCTCATCCAACACGCCTTCCACCAGCCGAATCAGTTCCTCGTAGCCGGCGACATGGCGGCTCAACTCATCGCCAATCTCATTGTACAGCTTGGACTTCATGCGAAGCAGTGGCACACCGGTCAGCTTGGCGTTGAAGAAGTTGACGAAGCGTTCGATCTCGGACACAGGCACATCCTTCGGGATGGACACCATGCGATTCTCGACTTGTCCGGTATTCGTCACGATAATCACCACTGCGGCATCGTCGGAAATCGGAACGAGCTGCAGATGCTTCAATGTCGTATGGAACATCTCCGGACCAAGCGCAATCGAAGTGTAATTCGTAATGTTGGACAAAATCACAGCCACCTGCTGCATCACTTTCTCTGTCTGCTGGATCTGCGCAGTGAAAAATCGCTTGAGCTCGCGACTTTCCATGTTGTTCATACGGGCCAGATCGACCAAGTGGTCCACGTAATATCGGTATCCCTTGTGGGACGGGATGCGTCCTGCCGATGTATGCGGTTGTTCCAAAAAGCCCATATCCTCCAAATCCGACATTTCATTGCGGATCGTCGCAGGACTGAATGAAACGTCTTCACGCTTGGAAATGCTGCGGGAGCCGACCGGCTCAGCAGAGCGAATGTAATCATCGACTATGGCGCTCAGGATCAGTCGTTGTCTGTCGGACAGCATCTCCTATCACCCCCCAGTGGGCATTAATCTTACAAAAGTCATTCGTTTTTTTCATTAGCACTCATCATTGACGAGTGCTAAGCTTTATAACAAAAATACCAAAACAAAAGGCTCGTTGTCAAGTCAATCGAGCCTTTTCAACACCGCGATTTCATCGCAGCAATGCTGTTTTTTGCAGTGCACGCAATCCCGCCAAACCTTCTCCGGGAAAATCTCTTTTTCCACTACTTCAAAGCCGTTCCGCTTAAAGAAAAGCACCTCATAGGTAAGCGCCATAAGCTTGGGAATCTGCTTGCTGCGCGCTTCGCATTCCAAGATTTCCACAATTCTGCTGCCGATTCCCCTCCCCTTGAAGTCCTCGCTGACCCCAAGTGAGCGAATTTCTACCAAGTCGCTGCCGAGCTGGCATAACGAACCGCAGCCGACCAATCTATCTGAGGCTTCTTCTACCGCTACCACAAAGCTTGCCAATTGCCGGGCCAGCGCTTCTCTGGATCGGGGAAGCATAATGCCCCGCTCCGCATAGTGCGCAATCAGCTCATGCAATTGTTCAATATCCTCCGTCTTCGCTTTTCGGCATGTGACATTCATTGTCCTCACCACATTTCTGCATACTACGTTTTATAAATATACGATATCATGAATAAACTCTCAAGCACTCTATAAAAATTCCTGACAGTCCGGCTTCACACCGCTTCCCATG belongs to Xylanibacillus composti and includes:
- a CDS encoding N-acetyltransferase: MNVTCRKAKTEDIEQLHELIAHYAERGIMLPRSREALARQLASFVVAVEEASDRLVGCGSLCQLGSDLVEIRSLGVSEDFKGRGIGSRIVEILECEARSKQIPKLMALTYEVLFFKRNGFEVVEKEIFPEKVWRDCVHCKKQHCCDEIAVLKRLD
- the hrcA gene encoding heat-inducible transcriptional repressor HrcA; amino-acid sequence: MLSDRQRLILSAIVDDYIRSAEPVGSRSISKREDVSFSPATIRNEMSDLEDMGFLEQPHTSAGRIPSHKGYRYYVDHLVDLARMNNMESRELKRFFTAQIQQTEKVMQQVAVILSNITNYTSIALGPEMFHTTLKHLQLVPISDDAAVVIIVTNTGQVENRMVSIPKDVPVSEIERFVNFFNAKLTGVPLLRMKSKLYNEIGDELSRHVAGYEELIRLVEGVLDENKEEKLYTSGMTHMLAQPEFKDVEKVKSLLELFDESRTLVRLLSSQREGIQVQIGAENNVEAIHNCSLITATYSLNGMHIGTIGILGPTRMEYAKVINLLQYLSDDISDILSRWYK